One Entomomonas asaccharolytica DNA segment encodes these proteins:
- a CDS encoding NAD(+) kinase, with protein MIQFRNVGIIGRLGSQQVIDTVFRLKQFLAAKNLHVMLEESIAEAISEHDMQVASYNLMGESCDLAIVVGGDGSVLGAARELAPYNIPLLGINRGNLGFLTDIKPDELENQITEVLEGRYMVEERFLLTAHSYHNDQSTGCADALNDVVLHAGQSTRMIEFEIFLDGQFISSQRADGLIISTPTGSTAYALSAGGPIMHPKLDAIVVVPMYPHTLSSRPIVVDARSELKIVISPNIDIHPQVSCDAHNHLYCAPGDVITVRKNRHKVKLLHLLGYNYYEICRNKLGWGSRLGREHD; from the coding sequence ATGATTCAATTTCGTAATGTAGGTATTATAGGTCGGTTAGGTAGTCAACAAGTTATTGATACGGTATTTCGGCTGAAACAATTTTTAGCAGCGAAAAACCTACATGTGATGTTAGAAGAGTCCATTGCTGAAGCAATCTCAGAACATGATATGCAAGTTGCCTCTTATAACCTAATGGGAGAGAGCTGCGACTTAGCCATTGTGGTGGGTGGTGATGGTAGTGTGCTAGGTGCTGCAAGAGAGTTAGCCCCTTATAACATTCCTTTATTGGGTATTAATCGAGGTAACTTGGGTTTTTTAACCGATATCAAACCAGATGAATTAGAAAATCAGATAACAGAAGTATTAGAAGGACGTTATATGGTAGAAGAGCGATTTTTATTAACTGCCCATTCCTATCATAATGATCAATCTACAGGTTGTGCTGATGCGCTGAATGATGTGGTACTGCATGCAGGCCAGTCAACACGGATGATTGAGTTTGAGATTTTTTTAGATGGCCAATTTATTAGCAGTCAACGTGCTGATGGGTTGATTATTTCTACCCCAACAGGTTCTACAGCCTATGCTTTATCGGCTGGCGGCCCTATTATGCATCCTAAACTAGATGCTATTGTAGTGGTGCCTATGTATCCACATACACTTTCAAGCCGACCTATAGTGGTGGATGCACGTAGTGAATTAAAAATTGTGATTTCGCCTAATATTGATATTCATCCACAAGTATCTTGTGATGCTCATAATCACTTATATTGCGCACCTGGCGATGTTATTACCGTTCGTAAAAATAGGCATAAAGTTAAGTTATTGCATTTATTAGGTTATAACTACTATGAAATTTGTCGTAACAAGCTTGGTTGGGGTAGCCGCTTGGGAAGGGAACACGATTAA
- a CDS encoding metallophosphoesterase → MWLDPKRGYDIIGDIHGCANALSQLLEQLGYIKQDGVWQHPKRMALFLGDIVDRGPHIREALHIVKAMVDKGQAVCLMGNHEYYSLGWFTPRQDNPTKFVHAHNARNRRIITETLQQFEAYPEEWQAFLQWFYTLPLFIDAGRFRLVHAYWDQQLINQFKELCPDEQITPELLQQSADYNSVAYKIFDHLLKGLRLPLLDGQVLVSKDGYARNVFRAKFWADHPQTYEDVVFQPDALPQTAMVTPLTEQQKYSCSVYSVDEPLLFVGHYWCDGMPAPIQNNLACLDYSAVKYGKLVAYRLDDETQIDSNKFVWVNVERPH, encoded by the coding sequence ATGTGGCTTGACCCAAAGAGGGGATATGACATTATAGGAGATATACACGGTTGCGCGAATGCATTAAGCCAGTTATTGGAGCAGCTAGGCTATATCAAGCAAGATGGTGTTTGGCAACATCCAAAACGGATGGCTTTATTTTTAGGTGATATTGTTGATAGAGGCCCCCATATTAGAGAAGCATTGCATATAGTTAAAGCGATGGTTGATAAGGGGCAGGCTGTTTGTTTGATGGGTAACCATGAGTACTATAGCTTAGGCTGGTTTACACCGCGTCAAGATAATCCTACTAAGTTTGTACATGCACATAATGCAAGAAATAGACGTATTATTACTGAGACACTTCAGCAATTTGAAGCCTACCCTGAAGAATGGCAAGCGTTTTTACAATGGTTTTATACTCTGCCTTTATTTATTGATGCAGGACGCTTTCGATTAGTTCATGCCTATTGGGATCAGCAATTAATTAATCAATTTAAAGAGCTTTGTCCTGATGAACAGATCACACCTGAGTTATTACAGCAATCTGCTGATTATAATAGTGTGGCTTATAAGATATTTGATCATTTATTAAAGGGACTGAGACTGCCTTTATTAGATGGCCAAGTGTTAGTCAGTAAAGATGGTTATGCTCGTAATGTCTTTAGGGCAAAATTTTGGGCAGATCATCCACAAACATATGAGGATGTAGTATTTCAACCTGATGCTTTGCCGCAGACTGCAATGGTTACTCCTTTAACTGAACAACAAAAATATAGTTGCTCCGTTTATTCAGTAGATGAACCACTATTATTTGTAGGCCATTATTGGTGTGATGGAATGCCAGCACCTATCCAAAATAATTTGGCTTGTCTTGATTACAGCGCAGTAAAATATGGCAAGTTAGTGGCTTATCGTCTGGATGATGAAACGCAGATAGATAGCAATAAGTTTGTCTGGGTAAATGTGGAAAGGCCTCATTAG
- a CDS encoding toxin-antitoxin system YwqK family antitoxin gives MMKKIIVLLLLLNISGYYSYLQAATTVYQANQVVAENDAFLRKLINKTQQGFLVQDFYQEGMKYTDPYLLLDQQQLTQNNFELDDYLNYRIDGVLIVWRSDGQKFLEANFLKGKPQGTWTYWNFLGGKSLQGNYQQGDKVGEWISWYNNQQIKQRGSYTKGKQQGHWQMWHTNGQQQYNEFYNNGLLEGEWQSWFYDGKAEITGQYKQGKKEGLWQGFYESGDRFIYHYQNGIEDGLWQRWYANGQKGYEGYYQHGKRNGIWQYWHDNGQLSAKITYKQGEPVGQVTRMHQNGQIAQQGNYIEGKRQGIWLAWYDNGEKREQGNYQLDLQQGLWTLWYPNGNKFIEANYREGNKQGKWSQWYDNGKPLLIGEYNHNLAEGTWQYWAEDGSKYMQQLYIEGNLQH, from the coding sequence ATGATGAAAAAAATAATTGTTTTACTATTACTATTAAATATAAGTGGTTATTACAGTTATTTGCAAGCAGCAACTACTGTATATCAAGCTAATCAAGTAGTAGCAGAAAATGATGCTTTTCTACGTAAGTTAATTAATAAAACTCAGCAAGGATTTTTAGTACAGGATTTTTACCAAGAAGGTATGAAGTACACTGATCCTTATCTCTTGTTAGATCAACAGCAACTAACACAAAATAATTTTGAATTAGATGATTATTTAAATTATCGTATTGATGGTGTTTTAATTGTCTGGCGCAGTGATGGACAAAAATTTCTAGAAGCTAATTTCTTAAAAGGTAAACCACAAGGTACTTGGACTTATTGGAACTTTTTAGGTGGCAAAAGCCTACAGGGTAATTATCAGCAAGGCGATAAAGTGGGTGAATGGATATCTTGGTATAACAACCAACAAATAAAACAGCGAGGCAGTTATACAAAAGGTAAACAGCAAGGCCATTGGCAAATGTGGCATACCAATGGACAGCAACAATATAATGAGTTCTATAATAATGGTTTGCTAGAGGGAGAGTGGCAAAGTTGGTTTTATGATGGTAAAGCAGAAATCACGGGGCAGTATAAACAAGGTAAAAAAGAGGGGCTTTGGCAAGGCTTCTATGAGTCAGGGGATAGATTTATTTATCATTATCAAAATGGTATTGAAGATGGTTTATGGCAGCGTTGGTATGCCAATGGTCAAAAAGGCTATGAAGGGTATTATCAACATGGCAAACGCAATGGTATTTGGCAATATTGGCATGATAATGGTCAATTATCAGCCAAAATAACCTATAAGCAGGGTGAGCCTGTTGGCCAAGTAACCAGAATGCACCAGAATGGACAAATTGCACAACAGGGGAATTATATAGAGGGTAAACGGCAAGGAATTTGGCTAGCTTGGTATGATAATGGCGAAAAAAGAGAACAAGGGAATTATCAGCTTGATTTACAACAAGGACTTTGGACGCTATGGTATCCCAATGGCAATAAATTTATAGAAGCTAATTATCGAGAGGGTAATAAGCAAGGCAAGTGGTCGCAATGGTATGACAATGGCAAACCATTATTAATAGGCGAATATAACCATAATTTAGCAGAAGGAACGTGGCAATATTGGGCAGAAGATGGTTCAAAGTATATGCAACAACTTTATATAGAAGGTAATTTGCAACATTAG
- a CDS encoding monooxygenase, whose translation MAVILQIDFTMSADMLGDRLVNSAIELANSITKEHGFIAKIWTENKATSEAGGIYLFKNRESAQNYLDMHQQRVEKMGASNINYKIFEINEALTNITKGPLNWD comes from the coding sequence ATGGCTGTAATATTACAAATCGATTTTACTATGTCAGCTGATATGTTAGGTGATCGTTTGGTTAATTCTGCTATAGAATTAGCTAACAGCATTACTAAAGAACATGGCTTTATTGCAAAAATATGGACTGAGAATAAAGCAACTAGTGAAGCTGGAGGTATTTACCTATTTAAAAACAGAGAATCAGCGCAAAACTATCTAGATATGCATCAACAACGAGTAGAAAAAATGGGTGCAAGCAATATTAACTATAAAATCTTTGAGATTAATGAAGCATTAACTAATATAACTAAAGGCCCTTTAAACTGGGACTAA
- the tsaD gene encoding tRNA (adenosine(37)-N6)-threonylcarbamoyltransferase complex transferase subunit TsaD, whose product MLVLGLETSCDETGVALYDSDKGLLADALFSQIDLHRIYGGVVPELASRDHIKRLIPLLNQVLAEAGCEKSAIDAIAYTAGPGLVGALLVGASFAQALSFAWGIPSVGVHHMEGHLLAPMLEENPPQFPFVALLVSGGHTQLVKVEGIGRYELLGESVDDAAGEAFDKTAKLLGLNYPGGPEIARLAELGMAKRFKFPRPMTDRPGLMFSFSGLKTAALNAWQQCKADNEDTEQTKADIALAFQQAVVETLTIKCRRALEQTGLNQLVIAGGVSANKALRYSLEEMVKPLQGNVFYARPQFCTDNGAMIAYAGCQRLMAGEHSDLAIEVKARWPMEQLPAI is encoded by the coding sequence ATGTTAGTATTGGGGTTAGAAACCTCTTGTGATGAAACAGGTGTGGCACTTTATGACAGTGACAAGGGGCTACTGGCTGATGCGTTATTTAGCCAAATTGACTTACACCGTATTTATGGTGGGGTAGTACCTGAGTTAGCATCACGCGACCATATTAAGCGTTTAATTCCTTTACTAAATCAAGTATTAGCTGAAGCAGGTTGTGAAAAATCAGCTATTGATGCAATAGCTTATACAGCAGGACCAGGCTTAGTAGGTGCTTTGTTAGTAGGTGCTTCATTTGCTCAAGCACTGTCTTTTGCATGGGGTATTCCCTCTGTAGGTGTGCATCATATGGAGGGCCATTTATTGGCGCCTATGTTAGAAGAAAACCCTCCACAATTTCCTTTTGTAGCTTTATTAGTGTCTGGTGGTCATACTCAGTTAGTAAAAGTTGAGGGCATTGGTCGTTATGAGCTACTCGGTGAGTCTGTGGATGATGCCGCAGGTGAAGCTTTTGATAAAACAGCTAAATTATTAGGGCTTAATTATCCAGGTGGGCCAGAAATTGCTCGTTTAGCAGAACTAGGCATGGCCAAACGTTTTAAATTTCCTAGACCTATGACAGATCGTCCAGGATTAATGTTTAGTTTTAGTGGCCTTAAAACAGCAGCTCTAAATGCATGGCAGCAATGTAAAGCAGATAATGAGGATACTGAGCAAACCAAAGCAGATATTGCATTGGCTTTTCAGCAAGCGGTAGTGGAAACATTAACCATAAAATGTCGTCGTGCTTTAGAACAGACAGGTTTAAATCAATTAGTAATTGCAGGTGGAGTGAGTGCTAATAAAGCACTTCGTTACTCTTTAGAAGAAATGGTTAAACCTTTACAAGGTAATGTGTTTTATGCACGGCCACAGTTTTGTACTGATAATGGTGCAATGATTGCTTATGCAGGTTGCCAACGATTAATGGCAGGAGAACATAGTGATTTGGCAATAGAAGTGAAAGCACGTTGGCCAATGGAGCAGTTACCTGCAATTTAA
- the aqpZ gene encoding aquaporin Z, whose protein sequence is MKKYIAEFIGTATLVLFGCGAAVLAGAQVGQLGIAFAFGLSIVAMAYAIGPISGCHINPAVTIGALVSNRITVQDAIPYIIAQCLGAIVGATILYLIASGSPDFILANGLGHNGYGEGYQGQYNLMAAALFETIATFIFVFVILGSTHEQALNKFAGLAIGFTLVLIHIVGIHVTGVSVNPARSLGPALFNGHALAQLWVFIVFPILGGVLAGLVYKLKLIYNT, encoded by the coding sequence ATGAAAAAATATATTGCTGAATTTATAGGAACTGCTACTCTCGTGTTATTTGGCTGCGGCGCGGCTGTATTAGCAGGGGCTCAAGTAGGGCAACTAGGTATCGCGTTTGCATTTGGTCTTAGTATTGTCGCAATGGCTTATGCCATAGGGCCTATATCAGGCTGCCATATTAACCCTGCAGTTACTATTGGTGCATTAGTCAGTAACCGTATTACTGTACAAGATGCTATACCTTATATTATCGCTCAATGCCTTGGCGCTATTGTGGGCGCAACTATTCTCTATCTTATTGCCAGTGGTTCACCTGACTTTATACTAGCAAATGGCCTTGGTCATAATGGCTATGGTGAAGGTTATCAAGGTCAATATAACCTAATGGCTGCTGCACTATTTGAAACTATTGCTACTTTTATCTTTGTGTTTGTTATTCTTGGTTCTACCCATGAACAAGCTTTGAATAAATTTGCAGGATTAGCTATTGGCTTTACTTTAGTGCTTATTCATATTGTTGGTATTCATGTAACAGGCGTTTCTGTTAACCCTGCTCGTAGCTTAGGCCCAGCATTATTTAATGGACATGCATTAGCACAACTATGGGTATTTATTGTATTCCCTATATTAGGTGGTGTATTAGCAGGCCTTGTTTATAAATTAAAATTAATCTATAACACATAA
- the plsY gene encoding glycerol-3-phosphate 1-O-acyltransferase PlsY produces the protein MFWLLLLFSYLLGSVSFAILLSKITGKTDPRTLGSGNPGATNMMRVAGMRLAIFTLIGDLIKGILPVFIAKQLDFTLEQQAWIGIGAIIGHLYPVYFHFKGGKGVATAAGMVLAVSPIIGMIAIIAWGITFYFTRTSSLSALVALAVMMIISILFEHIILLPILVLCALILWRHRRNLRDLIAGREHHF, from the coding sequence ATGTTCTGGTTGTTACTACTTTTTTCATATTTATTAGGTTCTGTCTCTTTTGCTATTTTATTAAGCAAAATAACAGGCAAAACAGACCCTCGCACATTAGGTTCAGGTAATCCTGGTGCCACCAATATGATGCGAGTTGCAGGCATGCGCCTTGCTATTTTTACCCTAATAGGTGATTTAATAAAAGGTATTCTACCAGTATTTATTGCTAAACAATTAGATTTTACACTAGAACAACAAGCATGGATTGGTATAGGCGCTATTATTGGCCATCTCTACCCTGTTTATTTTCACTTTAAAGGTGGTAAAGGTGTTGCCACTGCGGCTGGCATGGTGCTTGCTGTATCTCCAATTATTGGTATGATTGCAATTATAGCTTGGGGAATAACCTTTTACTTCACTCGTACCAGTTCTCTATCTGCCTTAGTAGCACTGGCAGTAATGATGATAATATCCATTCTCTTTGAACATATTATTCTTTTACCTATTTTGGTACTCTGCGCTCTCATTCTTTGGCGACACCGTCGTAATTTACGTGATTTAATAGCTGGCCGTGAACACCATTTTTAA
- the folB gene encoding dihydroneopterin aldolase, with translation MDIVFIENLEVSSVIGVYDWERTIQQCLIIDLQMAWDNKPAAIDDDITKALDYAKVSEAIEKFAANSQFQLVETFAEQLATLLMQQFNIPWLQLKITKPGAVPAAKGVGVEIERGCR, from the coding sequence GTGGATATAGTTTTTATTGAAAATCTTGAGGTTAGCTCTGTAATAGGTGTCTATGACTGGGAAAGAACTATTCAACAATGCTTAATCATTGATTTGCAAATGGCGTGGGATAATAAACCAGCCGCAATAGATGATGATATTACAAAAGCGTTAGATTATGCCAAAGTATCTGAAGCGATTGAAAAATTTGCAGCAAATAGCCAATTTCAATTAGTGGAAACCTTTGCAGAGCAACTGGCAACATTGTTAATGCAACAATTTAATATCCCTTGGCTTCAATTAAAGATAACCAAACCTGGTGCTGTACCAGCCGCCAAAGGAGTGGGCGTGGAGATTGAACGCGGATGTCGTTAA
- the folK gene encoding 2-amino-4-hydroxy-6-hydroxymethyldihydropteridine diphosphokinase: MSLTQVWLGLGSNINQQQHISAALLALSKVLQNMQCSPVFESESVGITSSNFYNLVVTGSTSLPLLELSAILKKIEADNGRYDKNKKSLPLDVDLLLYGEQVGEFDRITLPHTGILKNAYVLLPLSMLSPFHKHPILGMTFAEIWQHSQSEINQKLWIIDTPWLSC; the protein is encoded by the coding sequence ATGTCGTTAACACAGGTTTGGTTAGGTCTAGGAAGTAATATCAATCAACAGCAGCATATTTCGGCTGCATTATTGGCACTTTCAAAGGTGTTGCAGAATATGCAATGTTCTCCCGTTTTTGAGAGTGAGTCTGTAGGAATTACCAGTAGTAATTTTTATAATCTAGTAGTGACAGGGTCAACTTCATTGCCTCTCTTAGAACTAAGTGCTATTTTAAAGAAAATAGAAGCAGATAACGGACGCTATGATAAAAATAAGAAGTCCTTGCCGTTAGATGTAGATCTATTATTGTATGGTGAGCAAGTGGGTGAATTTGATCGTATCACCTTACCCCATACAGGTATTTTAAAGAATGCCTATGTGCTATTGCCACTTTCCATGCTATCACCTTTCCATAAACATCCCATATTGGGTATGACCTTTGCTGAAATATGGCAACATTCTCAATCTGAGATAAATCAGAAACTATGGATTATTGATACTCCTTGGCTTAGCTGTTAA
- a CDS encoding SPFH domain-containing protein — MKERGTFVINAYAGFIVLAIFIGIAVYLLKPILSEQLPSISHIVIAAVLVVVSFLLLTSMRIIEPNQARVIIFFGTYLGTIRKSGIFMTVPLAKSIDISLRVRNFNSNTLKVNDIDGNPIEIAAVVVYRVVDTAKACFDVEHYEYFVAVQSETAIRHVATKYPYDTFTDSDISLRGNAEAVAEELTRELQERLSVAGVEVIEARITHLAYSPEIASAMLQRQQARAILSARQIIVEGAVYMSKTAIQQLEQDGTLNLQGEQRAKLVNNLLVSIISDRGTQPIINTGTLD, encoded by the coding sequence ATGAAAGAACGGGGTACATTTGTTATTAATGCCTATGCTGGATTTATTGTTTTAGCGATATTTATAGGGATAGCTGTCTATTTATTAAAACCGATATTAAGCGAACAATTACCAAGCATTAGTCATATAGTGATAGCTGCTGTATTAGTGGTTGTGTCATTTTTATTGCTTACTTCTATGCGTATTATTGAGCCTAATCAAGCACGGGTTATTATTTTCTTTGGTACTTATTTAGGTACTATTCGTAAAAGTGGTATTTTTATGACCGTACCATTGGCTAAATCGATTGATATTTCATTACGGGTTAGAAATTTTAATAGTAATACCTTAAAGGTTAATGATATTGATGGTAATCCAATTGAGATTGCAGCAGTGGTGGTTTATCGGGTAGTTGATACAGCGAAAGCATGTTTTGATGTAGAACACTACGAATATTTTGTGGCTGTACAAAGTGAAACAGCCATTCGTCATGTGGCTACTAAGTATCCTTATGATACCTTTACTGATAGCGATATTTCTTTACGGGGCAATGCTGAGGCAGTGGCAGAGGAGTTAACACGTGAACTGCAAGAGCGTCTTTCAGTAGCGGGGGTAGAGGTAATTGAAGCACGTATTACTCACTTAGCCTATTCGCCTGAAATTGCCAGTGCAATGCTACAGCGCCAACAAGCAAGAGCGATACTTTCCGCTAGACAAATTATCGTTGAAGGGGCTGTTTATATGTCTAAAACAGCTATTCAGCAGTTAGAGCAAGACGGCACGCTAAATTTACAGGGCGAGCAACGCGCTAAATTAGTGAATAATCTATTAGTGTCTATTATTAGTGATCGTGGTACGCAACCAATTATTAATACAGGAACTTTAGACTAA
- a CDS encoding nitroreductase family protein, with protein sequence MISPSIQVLPAPDKTGGKPLMQALAERKTIRDFNDKPITEQALSDLLWATWGMNREGWRTAPTSMNNQQIIVFVVKPDGIWRFNAAQHQLEKVLEQNYYAAFGGAPLTFIYTGSQGKYDALSIGALYQNAGLYCASIGLGNVIETNHNQVLGNRLPLPVGYKIYITQSFGWPK encoded by the coding sequence ATGATTAGCCCATCTATACAAGTATTGCCTGCTCCTGATAAAACGGGTGGTAAGCCATTAATGCAAGCTTTAGCTGAGCGTAAGACGATCCGTGATTTTAATGATAAACCTATTACAGAACAGGCCCTAAGTGATTTGTTGTGGGCTACTTGGGGAATGAATCGGGAAGGGTGGCGCACCGCTCCTACCAGCATGAATAATCAACAAATAATAGTGTTTGTGGTTAAGCCAGATGGTATTTGGCGCTTTAATGCAGCACAACATCAGTTAGAAAAAGTATTGGAGCAGAACTACTATGCTGCATTTGGTGGCGCGCCTCTTACTTTTATTTATACAGGTTCACAAGGTAAATATGATGCTTTATCAATAGGGGCTTTATATCAAAATGCAGGGTTGTACTGTGCTTCTATAGGTCTAGGTAATGTGATTGAAACTAATCACAATCAGGTATTAGGTAATAGACTACCCTTGCCTGTGGGTTATAAAATCTATATTACGCAATCGTTCGGTTGGCCAAAGTAA
- a CDS encoding bestrophin family protein → MIVKSKTPSTFALLFTKKGSIIPIIWRRVLFTVLLSSLVVLSHGTLYHYKIIITAAPFTIWGITLAIFLSFRNNVAYQRFWEARTLWGQLLISGRNLTRQLVSFFPQLSKEEQQAITNKIIAFGYALRNTLRDNAPLQDLEPYLTKQEYQELENSPNIPNKLLSKLGIAFANTCHKTNTNAVLLSSIDRELSHLSGVLSGCEKIKNTPLPFPYILLLHRTVHIYCFVLPFCLVDSIGWSTPFAVCFLAYTFFGLDALGDQISDPFDAQQNDLPLDAMSRNLEINVKEIIGQELPEPIQPVDDVLM, encoded by the coding sequence ATGATTGTTAAATCAAAAACGCCCTCTACCTTTGCCCTACTATTTACTAAAAAAGGGTCTATTATCCCTATTATATGGCGTAGAGTATTATTTACTGTATTACTGAGTTCGCTTGTGGTATTAAGTCATGGCACACTGTACCACTATAAAATTATTATTACTGCTGCCCCCTTTACTATTTGGGGTATTACCTTAGCTATCTTTTTAAGTTTTAGAAATAATGTTGCTTATCAACGTTTCTGGGAAGCTAGAACCTTATGGGGACAATTGCTAATCAGTGGCCGTAACTTAACTAGGCAATTGGTTAGTTTCTTTCCGCAACTGTCTAAAGAAGAACAACAGGCTATTACGAATAAAATTATTGCTTTTGGTTATGCATTACGTAATACGCTGCGTGATAATGCTCCTTTACAAGATTTAGAACCTTATCTTACAAAGCAGGAATACCAAGAACTTGAGAACTCTCCTAATATTCCTAACAAGTTGTTAAGTAAATTAGGTATAGCATTTGCTAACACCTGTCACAAAACCAATACCAATGCTGTATTATTATCTAGTATTGATCGTGAACTAAGCCATCTTTCTGGTGTGCTAAGTGGCTGCGAAAAAATAAAAAATACCCCTCTGCCATTTCCTTATATTCTATTACTGCATAGAACAGTACATATTTATTGTTTTGTATTACCTTTCTGCTTAGTAGATAGCATTGGTTGGTCTACACCCTTTGCTGTTTGTTTTTTAGCTTATACTTTTTTTGGTTTAGATGCGTTAGGTGATCAAATTTCTGATCCCTTTGATGCCCAACAAAACGACCTACCTTTAGATGCAATGAGCCGTAATTTAGAAATCAATGTCAAAGAAATAATAGGCCAAGAATTACCAGAACCTATCCAGCCTGTTGATGATGTATTAATGTAA
- a CDS encoding LysE family translocator: MSLFLSMAVYALVTSITPGPVNVVALSYGTQYGVRISAIYVTGQATGYTLLLLLIGLGLHHTLEVYPLLITIIQWSGIAFLLFLAYKFFTDNGQLQTAKQRSSNRPFLYGALMQWLNPKAWLCSVAGIGAYTMQGNTLLVWQFAVLYWIICFLSVGCWAYAGIFLQHFLQKPNYLKRFNQLMALLLVASAVFLAL; this comes from the coding sequence ATAAGTCTTTTTTTATCCATGGCAGTGTATGCTTTAGTCACCTCAATCACACCTGGCCCTGTTAATGTGGTGGCGTTAAGTTATGGTACTCAATATGGTGTGAGAATTTCAGCTATTTATGTGACAGGACAGGCCACAGGTTATACCTTGCTGTTACTTTTAATTGGCTTAGGTTTGCATCATACATTAGAAGTTTATCCCTTATTGATTACCATTATCCAGTGGTCTGGTATCGCTTTTTTACTTTTTCTAGCCTATAAGTTTTTTACCGATAATGGACAATTACAAACAGCTAAACAGCGAAGTAGTAATAGACCTTTTTTATATGGCGCATTAATGCAATGGCTAAATCCTAAAGCATGGCTTTGTTCAGTGGCAGGTATTGGCGCTTACACAATGCAAGGTAATACATTATTAGTTTGGCAGTTTGCTGTTCTCTATTGGATTATTTGTTTTTTGTCTGTGGGATGCTGGGCTTATGCTGGTATTTTTCTACAGCATTTTCTACAAAAGCCTAATTATCTAAAGCGATTTAATCAGTTAATGGCATTGTTATTAGTAGCCAGCGCAGTATTTTTAGCACTGTAG
- a CDS encoding AraC family transcriptional regulator: MQVTALHTSNPIIFWRHSALPFLEVRAVADGRKACYQPHIHNTFSIGAITAGTSSYFDGTTNHQTRLGTVVLINPDTVHACNPINNQPWSYLMYYVDVVWLTQLQQELGINEGHFYPFPKTITHNTAIYQGLTALYTTLSNSEHEILYKQLAAINFFSLLQQQITPVAITDKLPLPHDKLQQVAEYISAHCTESIQLDTLCEQVKLSPYYLIRSFKKYYGITPHDYLINRRIQYGQHLLRQGSNIIDAAMASGFSDQAHFQRTFKKLLSATPKQYQA, from the coding sequence ATGCAGGTAACAGCTTTGCATACAAGTAATCCAATAATATTCTGGCGTCATTCTGCTTTGCCTTTTTTAGAAGTACGTGCCGTTGCTGATGGTAGAAAAGCCTGCTATCAGCCACATATTCATAATACTTTTTCAATAGGTGCTATTACAGCAGGAACCAGTAGCTATTTTGATGGCACTACCAATCATCAAACTAGATTAGGAACAGTTGTATTAATCAATCCTGATACAGTACATGCCTGTAACCCAATCAATAATCAACCATGGTCTTATCTTATGTACTATGTGGATGTTGTTTGGTTAACTCAATTGCAACAAGAACTAGGAATTAATGAAGGTCATTTTTACCCTTTCCCAAAAACCATTACACACAATACTGCAATCTATCAAGGGCTAACAGCACTTTATACGACGCTGTCTAATTCAGAACATGAGATATTGTATAAACAATTGGCAGCTATTAATTTCTTTTCATTATTACAACAACAAATTACTCCTGTTGCTATAACAGACAAACTGCCCCTACCCCACGATAAGTTACAGCAAGTAGCAGAGTATATTTCTGCGCACTGCACAGAATCTATACAATTAGATACCCTTTGTGAACAGGTGAAACTTTCACCTTACTACCTCATTCGTAGCTTTAAAAAGTATTATGGGATCACTCCCCATGATTATTTAATTAACCGTCGTATTCAATATGGTCAACATCTATTGAGACAGGGTAGTAATATTATTGATGCCGCAATGGCTAGTGGTTTCTCTGACCAAGCACATTTTCAACGTACTTTCAAAAAACTATTATCGGCTACCCCAAAACAGTATCAAGCCTAA